A segment of the Deltaproteobacteria bacterium GWC2_65_14 genome:
GGATGCTCCATCACCGGGAGGAACTCGACGTGGGTGAAGTTCAATTTCCGGAGGTAGTCGGCCAGGCGGGGGGCCAGCTCCCGGTAGGTGAGCATCCGGTTCCCCTCCTCCGGGACCCGCATCCAGGAGCCCAGGTGCATCTCGTAGATGGTGACCGGGGCATCGGCGGCGTTGCGGCGGCCCCGCTCCTTCATCCACGCGGCATCCTCCCAGTCGTACCAGAGGTCCCACACGACCGACCCGGTGGAGGGCGCGACCTCGGCGTGGAAGGCGAACGGGTCGGCCTTGTCGTACCGGTAGCCGTTCTCCCGGGAGACGACATGGTACTTGTAGACGGTCCCCCGCGGAACGCCGGGGATGAAACCCTCCCAGATCCCCGATCCCCCCTTCGACCGGAGCGGATGGCTGCTGTTGTTCCAGCCGTTGAAGCTCCCGGTGACGAACACTTCCGAGGCGTTGGGGGCCCAGACCGTGAACAGCGTCCCCTCCTCGCCGCCGGCGGTCATGAAGTGGGAGCCGAATTTCTCGTAGAGCCGGTAGTGGCTCCCCTCGTTGAAGAGATAGAGATCCTGGTCGGTCAACAGCGTCACGTCGTATCGCATAGAGTCTCCCCCGTATTCTGATTCCGTGCGTTTCCCCCGCCCCCGGATGGGTTTCCCCCCCGGCGGAGCCGGTCCACCTCCCGGAGCGACCCGGTCACCCCGGGCATCTCCCCGAATTCCTCCTGGGAGTGCCGCGCCTTCCGCATCCAGTTCGGCCGCTCTTTCCAGGTCCCGGGCATGTTCTGCGGCTCGACCTCCTGCCAGAGGTCCTCCAGGTTGACGACGACCGTGCCGGCGGCGCCTTTCGCCAGGTAGGCCAGGCAGGCCGACAGCACCTCCATGGCGTCCGGCCCGGAACCCGCGAGCAGCCCCTTCCCGCGGAGGAAGGCGGCAAGCGATTTCCGCAGCGCGAGGCGCCGGACCTCCTCCTTTTTCCTTCCCTTCCCGTCGAGCAGACCCAGCGCCTCCCGCTCCGCGACGTCCCCCCCCTCCCAGAAGGAGGCGAAGGTCGGCATGTCGTGGGTGTTCACGCAGGCCAGGGAGTCGGCCGGCACCCTCCGCAGCGCCATCCCGGGATCGGGCGACATCCCGAACTGGACCACGAACATCCTGCGGATCCCGCGGCGGGCCATCGCCGGCCGCACGTAGGAAGGCACGGTGCCCAGGTCCTCCCCGACGATCCGCGCCTTGTGCCGGTGCGACTCCAGGGCGAGGATCGCGTAGAACTCCTCCGCCCGGTAGCGGACGTAGGTCCCCTCCCGCGCCTCCATCCCCCTGGGGACCCAGAAGAAGCGGTGGAACCCCATCACGTGGTCGATCCGCAATATCCCCGCGTGGCGCAGCTGGTGCCGGAGACAGGCCCGGTAGTACCGGTAGCCCTCCTCCCGGATCCGCTCCGGGTGCATCGGCGGGAATCCCCAGTCCTGCCCCCGGGTGAAGAAGTCGTCCGGCGGCGCCCCGGCCGAAACCTCCCGCGCGAACAGCTTCCGGTGGCGCCAGACGTCGTAGCTGTCGTAGGCGACCCCCAGGGGAAGGTCGAGGTAGAGCGACCGGCCCCTGGCGCTCGCCCCTCGCGTGATCTCCCGGAACTGCTCCTGGAAGGCGAACTGTGCGAACAGGTGATAGCGCCGGTCCCGCTCCCGGTAGTCTTTCGGGGAAACGGACCCGTCCCGCAGCGGCCGCGGCCACACGGCCCACGGCGTCCGGAGGGCGTCCCCCGCGGCGCGGAAGGCCGCATAGTCCTTCGCGTCCGGGTTCTCCGAAAGGAATGTCCGGAAGACGCTCCCGCGCTCCCCTCCGCGCGCGAAGAAGGCGTCGGACAGCGTTTCCAGCAGCCTGCGCTTGTGCGCCATCCCGCGCCGGTAGTCCACCAGCGGGGCCTCGCGAAGCCTCCGCTCCTCCTCCCGGAAGGGGCCGCTTCCGGCGATCGCCTGCGCCTCCTCGCAGTCCACGAACCCCGGAATCCGGGGGACGTCGAGGTAGAACTCGTTCCAGAAGAGGCGGCTGGCCGGGGTATAGGGGCTCGGATGGAACGGCTCGGAGAGGAAGGAGGCCAGGAGCGGCAGGGTCCCGACGACCCCTCCCCCCTGCGCCCCGGTCCATTCGAGCAGCGCCTCCAGGTCGGTCAGGTCGCCGCTTCCGCCGTTTCGTTCGGACCGCACGGCGTAGAGGGGAAGAAACACTCCCCAGGCCTTCTCCCCGTTCTTTCGCCCCGGAGGCCAGGCCCTGCGGGGAGCGGCGAAAAGCAGCGCCTCCGCCCGCGCCTTCCCGGACTCCACGGTGAGGGCGTGGTATCCCCGCGGAAGGTCCCGCGGCAGGGGAACCGCCTTCTCGACGAAGCGCACGCCGTCCAGCAGCGCCCCCTCCCGACCGGGGATCCGGGACAGGTCGAACGGAAGGTCCCGCGTGCCACCCTCCTCGAGGCGGATCCGGATCCGAACCTTCCGGCTTCCCGCCCGTTCCGGAAGGCGCAGGCCAAGCTTCGCCCGCTCCCCCTCCCATGCCACGGTCACCGGATCGCAGATCCGGGTCCAGCGGGCACGGTCCCGTTCCCGCAGGGCCCCGGGGACGTCGGCGGCGGTCTCGACCGGACTGCCCAGCGCCCGCAGGACCGCAAGCAGGGTTTCCGGGCCCACTTCGACCCTCCGCCGCAGGATGTCGTGGTAGGCGGTCTGGACCCCGCAGGCGTGCGCCAGGCGCCGGACCCCTCCCACGCCCCCGGGAGAGGGCCCGCTCATTCGCCGGTCTCCAGAAGCTGCAGGATCCCCCGCAGCGGAAGCTTCACCCAGTCGGGCCGGTTGTTCAGCTCGTACTCCAGCTCGTAGATCGCCTTCTCCATCAGGTAGGTGGAAAGCAGCGCCGACAGCTCCTCGCGGGTCTTCGGGAGGAAGCTCCCCCGGGAGGCGGTCGCCAGGTACGACTCGAGGAAGGCGGCGGAGACCCAGCTGTTCCAGCAGCGCGCCCACGGCTCCAGGACGGAGTGGTCCTCTTCCCGGATCGCGCTTCCGCCGGTGGTGCCGACCAGGTGCGCCTTGGAGGCGTAGTGGAAGGAGCGGAGCATCCCGGCCACGTCGCGCAGGGGCGAGCGCTTGATCCGCCGCGCGGTCAGGGTGTGGGCCGGCTCCCCCTCGAAATCGATGATCACGAAGTCCTTCCCCGTATGGAGCACCTGCCCGAGGTGGAAGTCCCCGTGGATCCGGATCCGCATCGCCGAGATCTTCCGGTCGAGGATCCCGCGGAACCGCTTCAGGATCCGGTCCTCCGCCTCCAGGACCCGGCGGGCATCCTCCCGCAGCCCTTCCGGCAGGTACCGGAGCCGCCGCTTGAGCAGCAGCATCGCGTGGCCGGTCAGGTTGCGCATCGACTGGTATAGGGAACGCTGGTAGAGGGAGGTGAACGACTGCGGGGCGAAGGCCGGGTCTTCCCCCTCGGAGGAGAGCGCCAGGTGCATCCCGGCGGTCCGCTCCCCCAGCGCCCGGGCGGCGGGCAGGTATTCGCCCATCAGCTCCCCCGCCTCCGCGGGAAGCGGCTCTCCCGCAAGGGAGAGCGGGGACTTCGCCGGGCATTCGATCTCCTTCGATCCCTGCGGCCTGNNNNNNNNCCGCTCGAAATACCGCCCCAGGCTGTCCAGCGTATAGCGCCAGGCGTCCCCCTGGTTGTGCACGAACCCCTGGAAGATCCCCAGCGTCATCGGCTCCTTCCGCCCCCGCCGGTATTCGAGAAACCCGGCCACGGGGGAGATGTGGGGGAAGGCCGCCTTCTCCGTCAGGAAAGCCCCGATCTCCAGGTCGGGGTTCACGCCGCTATCCACCCGCCTGAAGACCTTGAGGATCATCCGGTCGCCGAAGACGACGGAGGTGTTGCTCTGCTCCGCCCGCATCATCCGGGCGCGGGGCGCCTTCTCCCCCGGCCCCCGGATTTTCCGGAACCCCCGCAACGGGTTCGCGGCGATCTCCCCCTGCGCCCCCTTGAAGCGGCGCCTGCGCGCGGTCGACTCGAGGAGGAACTCGCAGGCCTCCCGGTCGTGGAGGGCGTCGTAAAGCACCCCCTCCCGGCGGCCGTTCCTGCCGGTCTCCGACACCTCCGCGATCACCGCCTGGGGGGACTCCCTCGCGATCCGCGCCGCCCGCTTCCCGTCGGCGAAGGCGACCGGAAGGGTGTAGATCTCCGGGTCCTCCTCGAGGTACTCGACCCGGACCAGCAGGACCTGGGCCGCCTGGGAGGACCCCGCCAGGGGGACCGCGTCGTCGACCAGGGCCGCCTTCATCTTCCTCGCCTTCCCCCCGAACCAGCGCCGCCCCCGGATGTAGTCGGGGAGGACCCTCTCCAGCTTCCGTTTCCCCTCGTCCCGCAGAAGCGTCTCCCAGGCCCCCTCCGCCGCGAGACGCGGGATCTTCCTCTCCCGATCCGCCTGCGCCGCCACGGCCTCCTCCGCCCGAGGCCGCTCGAGGGAGAACCAGTAGAAGGCGTGGGGCCCCAGCGTGAGGAGATACCGTCCGTCCGCCACCTCGGGGAAGCAGGTCTGGCCGAACAGCTCGACGGGGACCGCCCCCCGGTGGGGGGAAAGATCCAGCTCCACGTACTGCACGAACCGGGAGAGGTTCGCGACCACCAGGATCCGCTCCTCCCCGTAGCTCCGGAGGAAGGCAAGGACATGGTGGTTCTCCGGGTAGAGGAATTCGATCGTTCCCCGCCCGAACGCCCGGAACCGCTTCCGCAGGGAGAGGATCCGCTTCATGAACCAGAGAGGGGAGCTCAGGTTGTTCTGCCGCGCCTCCACGTTCACCGTCTCGAAGTGGTAGTCGGGGTCGATGTTCACCGGAAGGTAGAGCCGCTGGGAGGGGGCCCGCGAGAACCCCGCATTGCGGTCCGCGCTCCACTGCATCGGGGTGCGCACGCCGTTGCGGTCCCCCACGTAGATGTTGTCCCCCATCCCGATCTCGTCCCCGTAGTAGATGACCGGGGTCCCCGGGAGGGAGAAGAGCAGCGCGTTCATCAGCTCGAACTTCCTCCGGTCCTTCCCCAGGAGGGGGACCAGCCGGCGCCGGATCCCGAGGTTGATCCGCGCCTGCGGATCGTGGGCGTAGACCCGGTACATGTAGTCCCGCTCCTCGTCGGTCACCATCTCCAGCGTGAGCTCGTCGTGGTTGCGCAGGAAGAGCGCCCACTGGCAGCTCTCCGGGATCGCGGGGGTCTGGGTGAGGATGTCGATCACCGGGTACCGGTCCTCCATCCGGACCGCCATGAAGAGCCGGGGCATCAGGGGGAAGTGGAAGGCCATGTGGCACTCGTCCTCCTCCCCGAAATAGGCGACGGCGTCCTCCGGCCACTGGTTCGCCTCCGCGAGCAGCATCCGGTTCCGGAACTTCTCCTCCACCCGCTTCCGGATCCCTTTCAGCACCTTGTGGGTCTCGGGGAGATTCTCGCAGCTGGTCCCCTCCCGTTCGATCAGGTAGGGGACGGCGTCGAGCCGGAGCCCGTCCACCCCCATCCCGAGCCAGAAGTCGAGGACCTGGAAGATCGCCTTGCGCACCCCCGGGTTGTCGAAGTTCAGGTCCGGCTGGTGGGAGTAGAAGCGGTGCCAGTAGTAGGCGTTCGCCACCGGGTCCCACGACCAGTTCGAGTTCTCGAAGTCCTGGAAGATGATCCGGGTCTCCCGGTACCTGTCCGGGGTGTCGCTCCAGACGTAGTAATTGCGCCACCGGCTCCCCGGGGGGGAGCGTCTCGCCTTCTGGAACCAGGGGTGCTGGTCGGAGGTGTGGTTGACAACCAGCTCGGTGATCACCCGGATCCCCCGCCGGTGCGACTCCCGCAGGAACTGCTTGAAGTCGGCCAGCATCCCGTAGGAGGGGTGCACGGTCATGTAATCGGCGATGTCGTACCCGTCGTCCTTCAGCGGGGAGGGGTAGAACGGCAGCAGCCACAGGGCGGTGACCCCGAGGTCCTGCAGGTAGTCCAGCTTCCCCGTGAGCCCCCGGAAATCGCCGATCCCGTCGCCGTCGCTGTCGTGGAAGGCGCGCACATGGAGCTCGTAGATGACCGCGTCCTTGTACCAGAGCGGGTCGTCGTCCGGCAGCAGGGACCGTTCCTTGTCCTTTCCGGGCATGCGGGTCGTTCCTCCTTTGGTCTTCTACAGAAAGTAGTCGAAATCCCGCTCCGTCCGGACACGCCTGCGGAGGCGGACGATGTGGGCGGGGATCTCCTGGGGGCGGAGCTCCAGGTAGATCCTTCTTCCGTGCCACAGGTACCGGGCGCCGCTGAGCAGGTCGTGCCCCTGGAACGGGGAGGCCGGGTCGAGGCCGAGCTCCTCGAGGGGAAGCTCGATCCACCCCGACTGGGTGTGGTGCGGATCCAGGTTCACGACGGTCAGGAGGATGCTCGACCGGTCCGGGGTCGACTTGCTGTAGGCGATCATCTGACCGTTGTCGACCGTGTGGAACCGAAGGTTGTCGTCCGACTGGAGCGCCGGGTTCTCCCGGCGGATCCGGTTCACCAGCGCGATGACCTCCCGGAGGCTGTCCGGCCGGTCGATCTCCCAGTGCCGCAGCTGGTACTTCTCCGCGTCGAGGTACTCCTCCTTCCCCGGGCCCGCCGGGCGGTTCTCGCAGAGCTCGAAGGCCGGGCCGTAGATCCCGTAGCTGGCCCCCAGCGTCGCGGCCAGGACCAGCCGGGCCAGGAAGACCGGCCGCCCCCCGAACTGGAGCTGCTCGGTCAGGATGTCCGGCGTGTTCGGCCAGAGGTTGGGGCGGAAGAAGTCGCGCACCGGCGGCTGCGCCAGCTCCGTGAAATACTCCGTCAGCTCCCGCCTGGAGTTGCGCCAGGCAAAATAGGTGTAGGACTGGGTGAACCCGACCTTCGCCAGCCGGTACATCACCTTGGGGCGTGTGAAGGCCTCGGCGAGAAAGAGGACGTCGGGGTGCTTCTCCTGGATCCCCCCGATCAGCCACTCCCAGAATTCGTACGGCTTGGTGTGCGGGTTGTCCACCCGGAAGATCCGGACCCCGGTACCGATCCAGAACTCGACGACGCTTCGAAGCTCCTCCCACAGCTCCCGCCACAGTGAAGTCTCGAAGTCGAAGGGGTAGATGTCCTCGTACTTCTTCGGCGGGTTCTCGGCATACTGTACCGACCCGTCGGGCCGCTCGCGGAACCACTCCCGGTGCTCCCGGACATAGGGGTGGTCGGGGGAGCACTGGAAGGCGATGTCGAGGGCGATCTCGATCCCCTGCTCCTTCGCCTTCGCCACGAGGCGCTGGAAATCCCGCACGGTTCCCAGCTCCGGGTGGACCGCCTTGTGCCCTCCCTCCTTCGAGCCGATCGCCCAGGGGCTGCCGACGTCGTCGGGCGCGCAGGTGACGGAGTTGTTCTTCCCCTTCCGGTGGGTCTTCCCGATCGGGTGGATCGGCGGCAGGTAGAGCACGTCGAACCCCATCGAGGCGACGTAGGGAAGCCGCTTCTCCACATCCTTGAAGGTGCCGTGCTTTCCCGGGACCGGCGAGCAGGAGCGGGGGAAGAGCTCGTACCACGCGCTGAACCGGGCTCTCTCCCGCTCGACCCGGATCCACAGCTCCTTCCCGTAGTCGGCGGCCTGGCTTCGGTCCGGATGCCTTTCCATCGCCTCCAGCAGATCCGCGTCGAGCGCGGCCCGGACCGCTTCTTCCTCACGGCGCCCCTTCCCGACCCGCATGGCGGCCGCCCGTTCCAGAAGCGCCTTCCGATCCTTCCCCGAGGCCCTGGAGGCCGCCTCCTCGACCATCCTCGCCCCTGCCTCCAGGTCGACCGCCACCTTCTGCCCGGCTTCCGCCTTCCTGCCGAGGTCGCGGCGCCAGGAGCCGAACCGGTCGATCCAGGCGGCGAGGGTGAACCTGCACCGCCCGATCCGTTCCACCCGGAAGCTCCCAGCCCACCGGTCGTTGACGAGCGGCCTCATCGGGGTCTCCCGCCACGCCGATTCCCCCTCGGGCCGGTAGCGCAGCACCGCACGGATCATGTCGTGCCCGTCGGNNNNNNNNNNNNNNNNNNNNNNNNNNNNNNNNNNNACGGTCCGCTTTGCGGGGAAACGCCCCCCGTCGATCGCCGGGTGGACGTTTTCGATCGCGACTCGTTTCGGGGAGTGGGCCAAGGATCACCTCCTGGTGATATTCTTTCGGGTATGTCGAAGGGTTTAAGCCGCTTACCGAACTCCCGGGTGCCCCCCCGGCATGGGATTCGGATCCGGCTACTGGTGATTCGAACATGGCCGAAATCCCCCGTGAGGGGAAGTTCTGCCGTCGTTCCGGGGCGATCCGGGCGGGCTACCCAATCATCACTGCACGGATATCAAAACTTCTGTAGTATATCTCATCAGGTTGTGGCGGGCAAGGCAGGCGACTCCACCCGTCCGAGTGGGCTGATGCCGGTCCCCCGTTTGAGGAAATCATCAACGAAATCAATTTTCTTCCTTAAGTACACGAACCCAGACCAAAGGGGGGAATGCCAAGAAGCTGTCCACCGGAACCCGGTTCCTGATCGTGCTCGGCCTGGTCATCGCGGGGATGATCGGCGTCGGCCTGCTCGCGCCCCACCTGATCCCGTCGACGCTCGGAGACATCGGCGGGGAGGTGGGAAAAGCCTTCTACAAGGCCTATTTCCACCTGGGAGACCTTCCGATCACCCCGGTCTTTCTCCTGAAGGCCTTCGCCCAGGTCGCGGGGTATTCGATCTTCGTCTTCGGTCTGATGATCGGGCTCCAGCTGACCGGGGTGAACCTGAGCTCCCCGGTCATCATAGTGCACCGTCTCGCAAATACCTTGGCATTCGAGCGCCGCTGCC
Coding sequences within it:
- a CDS encoding 4-alpha-glucanotransferase yields the protein MSGPSPGGVGGVRRLAHACGVQTAYHDILRRRVEVGPETLLAVLRALGSPVETAADVPGALRERDRARWTRICDPVTVAWEGERAKLGLRLPERAGSRKVRIRIRLEEGGTRDLPFDLSRIPGREGALLDGVRFVEKAVPLPRDLPRGYHALTVESGKARAEALLFAAPRRAWPPGRKNGEKAWGVFLPLYAVRSERNGGSGDLTDLEALLEWTGAQGGGVVGTLPLLASFLSEPFHPSPYTPASRLFWNEFYLDVPRIPGFVDCEEAQAIAGSGPFREEERRLREAPLVDYRRGMAHKRRLLETLSDAFFARGGERGSVFRTFLSENPDAKDYAAFRAAGDALRTPWAVWPRPLRDGSVSPKDYRERDRRYHLFAQFAFQEQFREITRGASARGRSLYLDLPLGVAYDSYDVWRHRKLFAREVSAGAPPDDFFTRGQDWGFPPMHPERIREEGYRYYRACLRHQLRHAGILRIDHVMGFHRFFWVPRGMEAREGTYVRYRAEEFYAILALESHRHKARIVGEDLGTVPSYVRPAMARRGIRRMFVVQFGMSPDPGMALRRVPADSLACVNTHDMPTFASFWEGGDVAEREALGLLDGKGRKKEEVRRLALRKSLAAFLRGKGLLAGSGPDAMEVLSACLAYLAKGAAGTVVVNLEDLWQEVEPQNMPGTWKERPNWMRKARHSQEEFGEMPGVTGSLREVDRLRRGGNPSGGGGNARNQNTGETLCDTT
- a CDS encoding maltose alpha-D-glucosyltransferase, coding for MPGKDKERSLLPDDDPLWYKDAVIYELHVRAFHDSDGDGIGDFRGLTGKLDYLQDLGVTALWLLPFYPSPLKDDGYDIADYMTVHPSYGMLADFKQFLRESHRRGIRVITELVVNHTSDQHPWFQKARRSPPGSRWRNYYVWSDTPDRYRETRIIFQDFENSNWSWDPVANAYYWHRFYSHQPDLNFDNPGVRKAIFQVLDFWLGMGVDGLRLDAVPYLIEREGTSCENLPETHKVLKGIRKRVEEKFRNRMLLAEANQWPEDAVAYFGEEDECHMAFHFPLMPRLFMAVRMEDRYPVIDILTQTPAIPESCQWALFLRNHDELTLEMVTDEERDYMYRVYAHDPQARINLGIRRRLVPLLGKDRRKFELMNALLFSLPGTPVIYYGDEIGMGDNIYVGDRNGVRTPMQWSADRNAGFSRAPSQRLYLPVNIDPDYHFETVNVEARQNNLSSPLWFMKRILSLRKRFRAFGRGTIEFLYPENHHVLAFLRSYGEERILVVANLSRFVQYVELDLSPHRGAVPVELFGQTCFPEVADGRYLLTLGPHAFYWFSLERPRAEEAVAAQADRERKIPRLAAEGAWETLLRDEGKRKLERVLPDYIRGRRWFGGKARKMKAALVDDAVPLAGSSQAAQVLLVRVEYLEEDPEIYTLPVAFADGKRAARIARESPQAVIAEVSETGRNGRREGVLYDALHDREACEFLLESTARRRRFKGAQGEIAANPLRGFRKIRGPGEKAPRARMMRAEQSNTSVVFGDRMILKVFRRVDSGVNPDLEIGAFLTEKAAFPHISPVAGFLEYRRGRKEPMTLGIFQGFVHNQGDAWRYTLDSLGRYFERXXXRPQGSKEIECPAKSPLSLAGEPLPAEAGELMGEYLPAARALGERTAGMHLALSSEGEDPAFAPQSFTSLYQRSLYQSMRNLTGHAMLLLKRRLRYLPEGLREDARRVLEAEDRILKRFRGILDRKISAMRIRIHGDFHLGQVLHTGKDFVIIDFEGEPAHTLTARRIKRSPLRDVAGMLRSFHYASKAHLVGTTGGSAIREEDHSVLEPWARCWNSWVSAAFLESYLATASRGSFLPKTREELSALLSTYLMEKAIYELEYELNNRPDWVKLPLRGILQLLETGE